Within the Tautonia marina genome, the region ACTACTACGCGGCCTACACCTCGCGAAGCGATCGTGTTCCGGAAGACTCCGGAACCTCCCCGGTCGTCTGATCGATCGCTCTTATGCCCAAGAGCGGGCGGATCGGGTCCGGTGATCGCCTCGCTCATTGCCTTTCGATTCGCCGGGACCAATCGGGGTGCCGGCGGCCCTGGTCCCAGATCGCTTGCCTTGATTCTCTTTCCTTGTTGATCGTGCCTCTGGAGCGACCCGAACCATGAGCCAACCGACTGACTCCCGGCCCGAACGCGGGCCGGCACCCGCGGCCCTTGCGACCCACCTGGTCGCGGTTGCCGCCGTGCTGTCGGTCCTGGTCTGGGCCTATCTTCCCCAGCTTGCGAAGCTGGTCGAAACCTGGGAAAACGACCCGAACTACTCGCACGGATACCTGGTGATTCCGGTCTGTGGCTTCATGTTCTGGTGGCTCTGGCCCCGAGGGGCCGAGGTCGACCGCCTCCGCCCGTCCGTCTGGGGATGGGTCCTCCTGGTCGGGGTCGTGGGAGCCCGGTACGCCGCCTTGCAGTACGGGAAGTTCTGGATCGAGGGCTTCACCCTGGTCCCGACCGTCGCCGCGTTGGTGCTGGCCTATGGCGGCTGGCCCCTGCTGAAGCGGACCTGGCCCGCCGTGGCGTTCCTGGTCTTCATGTATCCGATCCCCCCGGCCCTGAACAGCAACGTCTCGCTCCCGCTGCAACGGATGGCCTGCGTCAGCAGCGCCGCGCTGTTGCGGTTGCTGGGCCTGTGGGTCATGGACGAGGGGAACGTTCTGGTTGTTGGTGGGGAAACGCTGGAGGTGGCCGCCGCCTGCAACGGCCTGGCCATGCTGATGAGCCTCGCGGCCACGATCACGGCCACGATCATCCTCGTGCCGATGGCCAACTGGAAGCGGGTCATCCTGTTGCTGAGCGTTGTGCCGATCGCCTTGCTATGCAACGTCTTGCGAATCTCCGGCACGGCCTGGGCCTACCACTTGCTCGGCTCGACCCAGGGCGAGAAGATCGCCCACGACGTCGCCGGATGGCTGATGATGCCCCTGGCCCTCATCCTGGTCCTGATCGAGCTGGCCTGGCTCTCATGGCTGGTTACCGAGGAAGAGGAAGCCAAGCCGATCTCGCCCACCCTGCTGACGACCGCCGCCCTGGCTCGTCCGCCTCGATGAGTCAGTGAACTGGCCAGACTTCAGCCCGAGAAGCCCATGCGACCCTCGCCGACCCGCGTCTGGGGCCTGCCCCTCGCCCCGCTCTCTCGATCCGAAGCCGCCGAGGCGGTCGCGGCCTTGATCGACGCCGGCCAGCCGTCCTACTTCATCACGGCCAATGCGCACTACGCGATGGTCTCGCACGGCGATCCGACCTTGCGAGCCATCAATGAGGACGCCGCCTTCCTGCTGGCCGACGGCGCCCCCTTGGTCTGGGCCTCCCGGTGGCGCCGCGCCCCCTTGCCCGAGCGGGTCGCCGGCTCCGACCTGATCTATGATCTCTGCGCCCAGGCCGCCGCCCGAGGGGACCGCGTCTTCTTTCTCGGCGGGCCTCCCGGCGTGGCCCAGGCCGCGGCCGATCGCCTCCAGGAACGCTATCCCGGCCTGATCGTCGCCGGAGTGGCCTGTCCCCCGTTTCGCCCTTTGAGCGACACGGAACAGGCCGCCTTGATCGGTCAGATCCGAGACGCCAGGCCCGCCCTGCTCTTCGTCGCCTTCGGCCAGCCGAAGGGAGAGCGCTGGATTCGCCAGCACCTTGACGAGCTGGGCGTGCCGGTCTGTGTGCAGGTGGGAGCCTCGTTCGAGTTCGTGGCCGGCTGTGTCCGCCGGGCTCCCCGCTGGGTGCAGCGGATCGGCATGGAGTGGGCCTGGCGGAT harbors:
- a CDS encoding WecB/TagA/CpsF family glycosyltransferase; this translates as MRPSPTRVWGLPLAPLSRSEAAEAVAALIDAGQPSYFITANAHYAMVSHGDPTLRAINEDAAFLLADGAPLVWASRWRRAPLPERVAGSDLIYDLCAQAAARGDRVFFLGGPPGVAQAAADRLQERYPGLIVAGVACPPFRPLSDTEQAALIGQIRDARPALLFVAFGQPKGERWIRQHLDELGVPVCVQVGASFEFVAGCVRRAPRWVQRIGMEWAWRIGTDPVRLGPRYARNAAFLLWMVLGDLRRGPGPEPESRTPNTPPQLAEAGSSTGLTAPPAGPVS
- a CDS encoding exosortase/archaeosortase family protein, whose product is MSQPTDSRPERGPAPAALATHLVAVAAVLSVLVWAYLPQLAKLVETWENDPNYSHGYLVIPVCGFMFWWLWPRGAEVDRLRPSVWGWVLLVGVVGARYAALQYGKFWIEGFTLVPTVAALVLAYGGWPLLKRTWPAVAFLVFMYPIPPALNSNVSLPLQRMACVSSAALLRLLGLWVMDEGNVLVVGGETLEVAAACNGLAMLMSLAATITATIILVPMANWKRVILLLSVVPIALLCNVLRISGTAWAYHLLGSTQGEKIAHDVAGWLMMPLALILVLIELAWLSWLVTEEEEAKPISPTLLTTAALARPPR